A region of Flocculibacter collagenilyticus DNA encodes the following proteins:
- a CDS encoding XdhC family protein yields MSNRFQNILQWWFPNKDELQWVLATIVNIEGSSYRKPGARMLINSLGQYKGMLSGGCLEADILLNAKTVIDENASRTIRYDMANDEDSAWALGVGCGGIVDILLQPVHVENQYLQLNIVYEYLCNSVAVRYYQHVLNHTNYVVPYVKADEHTRYQPTGETSADSHTDAVSNQETLLNSADELVFSSEVQPNPKLVIFGGGKDAIPLCDMANVLGWHVTVIDKRTSYARRHYFKQADCLLSAEELPDIWWHNVSATVIMHHNVDMDVNALFTLAEKLLTLPPTSPSSLPPSKLAYIGLLGPFHRKEKILDQLNTEYGIKASAFLPVLIDGPAGYDIGAELPESIALAILSKAHAEIENKHARKYSTTKHVAAKEKLERHKE; encoded by the coding sequence ATGAGTAATCGATTTCAGAATATTCTCCAATGGTGGTTTCCAAATAAAGATGAATTGCAATGGGTGTTAGCAACCATTGTTAACATTGAAGGTTCATCTTATCGCAAGCCCGGTGCCCGTATGCTAATTAACAGTTTAGGGCAATATAAAGGCATGTTAAGTGGAGGCTGTTTAGAGGCCGATATTTTACTTAATGCAAAAACTGTTATAGATGAAAACGCCAGCCGTACGATTCGTTATGACATGGCGAACGATGAAGACAGTGCGTGGGCTTTAGGTGTTGGTTGTGGTGGGATAGTCGATATATTGTTGCAACCAGTACACGTAGAAAACCAATATCTACAGCTCAATATAGTGTATGAGTATTTATGTAATAGTGTAGCGGTGCGTTACTATCAACATGTTCTAAACCATACTAATTATGTTGTACCGTATGTTAAAGCGGATGAACATACTCGTTACCAGCCTACTGGCGAAACCTCAGCCGATAGCCATACTGATGCTGTGTCAAACCAAGAAACATTATTAAACAGCGCCGATGAACTCGTCTTTTCAAGCGAAGTACAGCCTAACCCTAAACTGGTTATCTTTGGCGGTGGAAAAGATGCAATACCATTGTGCGATATGGCAAATGTGCTTGGTTGGCATGTCACGGTTATTGATAAGCGAACGAGCTATGCTCGGCGACATTACTTTAAACAAGCAGATTGCCTATTAAGTGCAGAAGAGTTGCCCGATATATGGTGGCACAATGTAAGCGCGACAGTCATAATGCACCACAATGTTGATATGGATGTGAACGCGCTTTTTACACTTGCTGAAAAACTTTTAACGTTACCACCTACATCTCCATCGTCATTACCACCTTCTAAACTTGCGTATATTGGTTTATTAGGACCATTTCATCGTAAAGAAAAAATACTTGACCAGCTAAATACTGAGTACGGTATTAAAGCGTCAGCGTTCCTCCCAGTATTAATTGACGGACCTGCAGGTTATGACATAGGTGCTGAATTACCCGAGTCTATCGCGCTAGCTATTTTATCTAAGGCACATGCAGAGATTGAAAATAAACACGCACGAAAATATAGCACTACTAAGCATGTAGCGGCAAAAGAAAAACTTGAAAGGCATAAGGAATAA
- a CDS encoding (2Fe-2S)-binding protein translates to MVKLTINGKKYDLDVNPQMPLLWAIRDIAKLTGTKFGCGKGLCGACTVHLDGKPTRSCITPVNAALKSKITTIEGLSKHNDHPLQLAWHEHNVPQCGYCQSGQLMTAAGLLSEHQSPTDEQINQAMSGNLCRCGTYPRIKAAIKTAAKHANQIEIKQDLSPVIAER, encoded by the coding sequence ATGGTCAAACTAACGATAAATGGCAAAAAATATGATTTAGACGTAAATCCACAGATGCCGCTGTTGTGGGCTATTCGAGATATAGCGAAGCTGACGGGCACTAAGTTTGGTTGTGGTAAAGGTTTATGTGGGGCTTGTACGGTTCACTTAGATGGAAAGCCAACACGTTCATGTATAACGCCTGTTAATGCCGCGCTAAAATCGAAAATCACCACCATCGAAGGCTTATCTAAACATAACGATCACCCATTACAGCTTGCTTGGCATGAGCATAACGTACCCCAGTGTGGTTATTGCCAGTCGGGGCAGTTAATGACGGCAGCAGGCTTACTTAGCGAGCATCAATCACCTACTGACGAACAAATAAATCAAGCTATGAGTGGTAACTTATGTCGCTGTGGTACATATCCCAGAATTAAAGCAGCCATTAAAACAGCCGCAAAACATGCAAATCAAATTGAAATAAAACAAGACTTATCGCCCGTTATTGCGGAACGTTAA
- a CDS encoding molybdopterin cofactor-binding domain-containing protein: MNNKHKVQNISRRNFLKATGITTGGLVLGVGLPSWMPAWAEQYDSLHKLNLFIQISPDNTVYIIAHRSEMGQGIRTGLPQIVADEMEADWQKVKIIQGQSNKAFGSQNTDGSRSVRRFYTKMREMGAVARHMLEQAAANQWQVHVDECEASNHVVKHRPTGKRFSFGELAETAAKLPMPKSEQIILKNESKFKYIGKPIKIVDLPNITSGNTQFGVDVQLPNMLYASIARTPVTGGAVASFDKKEAMKVAGVSHVIEMPNYEGAPLFNSVAGVAVVANNTWSAMEGVKKLNIKWENPIADNAKHSSDEYLNIITKNAQAAGKVSRSKGDVKEALSQAANTIDATYTAPYLAHATMEPPMATANFDGKKLEIWACTQNPQGVQEFIAGKLGLEPENIVINITLLGGGFGRKSKHDFSVEAARLAMQLKRPVKVVWSREDDIQHDYYHSISAQYYKAGLNQNNDVTAWLQRTAFPSIASTFEQGANMPADFELGLGFGNTPIGVQNLQCEKCEAPAHIRIGWLRSVSNIQHAFGLGSFVDEIARYKKQPPQQTWIELLGSDDFDPNAEGFKYNNKDYPLDKNRIKKVLDKAIKTSGFSQNNKKGEGWGVSVHYSFYSYVAVASKVRLENNQVTVLEMHCVSDVGQMVNPDRVHSQMEGAMIFGLSAALMGEISVKDGRVTQSNFHDYPILRMNQCPDIHIELMPSKQVPTGVGEPGVPPVAPSITNAIVDAGGMRIRDLPVNKHYGV; encoded by the coding sequence ATGAATAATAAACATAAAGTTCAAAATATTAGTCGTAGAAACTTTTTAAAAGCAACAGGAATAACCACGGGTGGGCTGGTATTAGGAGTAGGATTACCTAGTTGGATGCCAGCATGGGCAGAGCAATATGACTCGTTGCATAAACTTAATTTATTTATCCAGATCAGCCCCGACAATACGGTTTATATTATTGCTCATCGTTCAGAAATGGGGCAAGGCATCAGAACTGGTTTACCGCAAATTGTGGCTGATGAAATGGAGGCAGATTGGCAAAAAGTAAAAATTATTCAAGGGCAAAGCAATAAAGCGTTCGGTAGCCAAAATACCGATGGTTCGCGCAGTGTAAGACGATTTTATACAAAAATGCGAGAGATGGGTGCGGTCGCAAGACATATGCTGGAACAAGCGGCAGCTAATCAATGGCAGGTGCATGTTGATGAGTGCGAAGCAAGTAACCACGTTGTTAAACACAGGCCAACAGGCAAACGTTTTAGCTTTGGCGAACTTGCAGAAACGGCTGCTAAGTTACCTATGCCAAAGTCTGAGCAAATAATTTTAAAAAATGAATCTAAATTTAAATATATTGGTAAGCCAATAAAAATTGTTGATTTACCAAACATTACCAGCGGCAATACGCAGTTTGGCGTGGATGTACAGTTACCAAATATGCTTTACGCTTCTATTGCGCGAACACCTGTAACAGGAGGGGCTGTGGCTTCTTTTGATAAAAAAGAAGCCATGAAAGTGGCAGGCGTTAGCCATGTAATTGAAATGCCAAATTATGAAGGTGCACCGTTATTTAACTCGGTTGCCGGAGTGGCTGTTGTCGCCAATAACACATGGAGCGCAATGGAAGGAGTCAAAAAATTAAATATAAAATGGGAAAACCCAATAGCCGATAACGCCAAACATAGTTCAGATGAGTATTTAAACATTATTACCAAAAATGCGCAGGCCGCTGGAAAGGTAAGCAGAAGCAAAGGGGATGTGAAGGAAGCGCTATCGCAAGCAGCCAATACTATCGACGCCACTTATACGGCTCCCTATTTAGCACATGCGACTATGGAGCCGCCCATGGCAACGGCGAACTTTGATGGCAAGAAGTTAGAAATATGGGCATGTACGCAAAACCCACAAGGTGTACAAGAATTCATTGCAGGTAAATTAGGTTTAGAACCAGAAAATATCGTGATCAACATTACTTTATTGGGTGGTGGGTTTGGTCGAAAGTCTAAACATGACTTTTCGGTTGAAGCTGCTCGATTAGCGATGCAATTGAAGCGCCCTGTTAAAGTTGTATGGTCTCGAGAAGACGACATTCAGCACGATTATTATCACTCTATCAGTGCGCAATATTACAAAGCGGGCTTAAACCAAAATAACGATGTAACAGCGTGGTTGCAGCGAACAGCATTCCCGTCTATAGCCAGTACATTTGAGCAAGGCGCAAATATGCCAGCAGACTTCGAATTGGGGCTAGGTTTTGGCAATACACCAATCGGTGTACAGAACTTACAATGCGAGAAATGTGAAGCACCAGCACACATTCGTATTGGCTGGTTAAGATCTGTCTCTAATATTCAACATGCTTTTGGTTTAGGTAGTTTCGTAGATGAAATTGCGCGCTATAAAAAGCAACCGCCCCAACAAACATGGATAGAGTTATTAGGTAGTGATGACTTTGACCCAAATGCAGAAGGGTTTAAATACAATAATAAAGACTATCCGCTAGATAAAAATAGAATCAAAAAAGTACTCGATAAAGCCATCAAAACATCAGGCTTTAGTCAAAACAACAAAAAGGGAGAAGGATGGGGCGTGTCGGTACATTATAGCTTTTACTCTTATGTTGCCGTTGCCTCAAAAGTCAGATTGGAAAATAACCAAGTTACAGTGCTGGAGATGCATTGTGTTAGCGATGTAGGGCAAATGGTTAATCCTGATCGGGTACATTCACAAATGGAAGGCGCAATGATTTTCGGCTTAAGTGCTGCACTTATGGGAGAAATATCGGTAAAAGATGGACGTGTAACCCAATCAAACTTCCACGACTATCCTATCTTAAGAATGAATCAATGCCCTGATATTCATATAGAACTAATGCCCAGCAAGCAAGTACCAACGGGTGTGGGTGAGCCCGGCGTTCCACCCGTAGCGCCAAGTATTACCAATGCCATTGTAGATGCTGGTGGTATGCGAATTCGCGACCTACCTGTTAATAAGCATTATGGTGTTTAG
- a CDS encoding nucleotidyltransferase family protein gives MQKLIIKKKNKSSQRPLKNLATLILAAGQASRFGSAKQVAILNNEPMLSHSVSIARKNTPSNVHVVVGAYKNLVTEHLPQDVNIIENKYWQQGLGCSLATGIKLICDYYQREETRKQGSWHKKLLPRKVKSVATIDGVLILLADQVAITTQDIKRLITSWQAAPTRIHCAFYNSQCGVPAIFPASYFEQLQTLNQDVGAKRVLMNSESKRQISMPNAGIDIDTPEQLIQWQRAQNIETAHL, from the coding sequence ATGCAAAAATTGATTATCAAAAAAAAGAACAAATCATCTCAGCGGCCACTTAAAAATTTGGCCACATTGATTTTAGCAGCAGGACAAGCGTCCCGTTTTGGTAGTGCCAAGCAAGTTGCGATATTAAACAACGAGCCCATGCTATCTCATAGCGTAAGCATTGCCAGAAAAAATACGCCAAGTAATGTGCATGTTGTGGTGGGGGCCTACAAAAACCTTGTTACAGAACACTTACCGCAAGATGTAAATATTATTGAAAACAAGTACTGGCAACAAGGCTTGGGGTGTTCATTGGCTACTGGAATAAAGTTAATTTGTGATTACTATCAGCGTGAAGAGACTAGAAAACAAGGCAGTTGGCATAAAAAATTACTACCAAGGAAAGTGAAAAGCGTCGCGACAATTGATGGCGTCTTAATATTGTTGGCTGATCAAGTTGCTATTACAACACAAGACATAAAGCGGCTAATTACTTCTTGGCAGGCAGCGCCAACCAGAATTCATTGTGCATTTTATAATTCTCAATGTGGAGTACCAGCCATTTTTCCTGCGAGTTACTTTGAGCAATTACAAACGTTAAATCAAGATGTTGGCGCAAAACGCGTACTGATGAACAGTGAATCAAAACGGCAAATATCAATGCCCAATGCGGGAATAGATATTGATACACCAGAACAGCTAATACAGTGGCAACGTGCCCAAAATATTGAAACTGCGCACTTATAA